The DNA segment ACAAAACGCTGATTACGAATAGTAATTAAAGGTTCTTGTAAAAATTTAACCATTTGGGGTGAATGAATTAGGCTATCTAGTTTTTCTCTAACTTTCCCTTTTAAATTTTTTAAGCGACAGCGCAGCCGAAACAATTCTTGCGTAGCACGATCACTAACCAACCCCTCTTTGGTTATCTGCTTCTTAATTTGTTTTTCCAAAACAGCTAAGAGCGGCAAATCAGCAACATACTTTTCTAAAAGCGGATAATTTTTTTCACTAAAAAACCGCTTCACCTGACGCAAAACGGATAAGGTAGCAGTAATTTTCAAAAACTCGTTTGGTTCCAAAACTCCGCCTTTTTTGGCTTTATTTAAACAGCTGCGTAAATCCCGCAGCCCTCCCAAGGAAAATTCAGGATATAGTCGCAAAATTTCTTTAGCTACACTTGTTTCCCTTTGCCTTATTTCTATCTCAGCTCGTACGGTAATTGGCTTTAACCCTAAAGCTAATTCTTTACCTAATCGCGAAGTACATTTTTCCGCCAGTATGTTTATTACTTGATCATATTCTAATTTTTGTAGAACCTTTTCTTCCAAAACTTTTCCCCCCATCAAAAACCTAAATTCCTATTTATATCATACCACAAAAAATAATTCGTAAGAAATTAAACAGCATAGCCAAAATCTTGGCTATGCTGAATTACCGCTCACATTTAGGTTCCTTTTTTATCTAGCTACTCTGATGAAACCTGAACAAGGCAAGAGTTCCAAACCCTGTTGGATAAAATGATCTAAAAGAAGATTCATCCCTAAAGAATCACTAGCCATATGACCAGCAATAATCACATTAATATGATTTTTTTCTGCCTCTTGACGATGTTTTTCCCCGATATGCATGCCAACTATAGTTCCCACACCAGCAATAGCCAATTTCTCAAAGGCATCTTTAGAGCCTCCAGTACCCCCAGTCATATCAACAAAGATTTTACCAGCGCGCTTATTTTTTTTGCCCAAAAGAATCTTAGGTCCAATATTTAATTTCATGGAGGCCTGATATTCGGGGAACTCAAGTAATAAATCAATAATGTCTTGTAAAGTTTCTGGTTCTTTTTCAGCAAATAAATTTGTTAAATGGGTTGTTACCATATTATCAGCCGGAGTATGTACACACATTAAGGGAAATCCTAATAATTTAGCTGCATCTACGGGACGATTATGATTTAAAGGCATTAAACCCCGTTCAACTTCACTGATGCGGGAAGCCAAAATA comes from the Clostridia bacterium genome and includes:
- a CDS encoding endonuclease MutS2 (MutS2; MutS-II; involved in blocking homologous and homeologous recombination; has ATPase activity stimulated by recombination intermediates; inhibits DNA strand exchange), producing MEEKVLQKLEYDQVINILAEKCTSRLGKELALGLKPITVRAEIEIRQRETSVAKEILRLYPEFSLGGLRDLRSCLNKAKKGGVLEPNEFLKITATLSVLRQVKRFFSEKNYPLLEKYVADLPLLAVLEKQIKKQITKEGLVSDRATQELFRLRCRLKNLKGKVREKLDSLIHSPQMVKFLQEPLITIRNQRFVLPVKQEYRSEVAGIVHDQSASGATLFIEPLAVVELNNELDLCEVQERAEVTRILRSLSELVTKDEQDLRRILYSLAKLDLILAKAKLSTLWDCGEPCFNERGYLKIVQGRHPLLSGKVVPITIELGAVFDALIITGPNTGGKTVTLKTVGLFVLMAQTGLHLPAETGTELAVFKNVYADIG
- a CDS encoding NGG1p interacting factor NIF3, which produces MLLRDFYQKCIDLGKENDPRGPQKVERVLALAKKEYEALKDEVKQYYDTEKLTNPYADTRILHGDPETKIQRIFVGIDMETSEILLADRLREKGEKIDLVLSHHPEGRALAFLNQVMPLQEDLLADLGVPINVAEGILASRISEVERGLMPLNHNRPVDAAKLLGFPLMCVHTPADNMVTTHLTNLFAEKEPETLQDIIDLLLEFPEYQASMKLNIGPKILLGKKNKRAGKIFVDMTGGTGGSKDAFEKLAIAGVGTIVGMHIGEKHRQEAEKNHINVIIAGHMASDSLGMNLLLDHFIQQGLELLPCSGFIRVAR